A genome region from Christensenella minuta includes the following:
- a CDS encoding nucleotidyltransferase has translation MKIAGIISEYNPFHTGHEYHIRRTCEKHGADHIICVMSGNFTQRGEPAVWDKWVRTRAALLGGASLVLELPFAYATQSAEGFAEGGVAILDALNCVDALSFGVETTDLAALSQAASLLSAEPNGFQAALKTGLGAGLSFPVARAQALTACLPATDAATWQQPNNILAIEYLKAIIRRGSALRPLPIERLGGGYSESVLTPGYASARAIRAAIKKGDASYLRYIPNAEAVPSIDPVFGEALFPLLMFQLRRRDTAKIGNIYGVAEGLEYRICEAAKKAQGYEDLVTAIASKRYPRSRIQRILLYCLFGITREQMYMLTGSPLYARVLGVRRDALGLLSRLAAESAVPIVTKASEFPESPLLDMDILATDIYSLLTKKIAPGKRDFTQRLLII, from the coding sequence ATGAAAATCGCCGGAATCATCTCCGAATACAATCCCTTTCATACCGGGCATGAGTATCATATCCGAAGGACGTGTGAAAAGCACGGCGCAGATCACATTATTTGTGTGATGAGCGGGAATTTTACACAACGCGGCGAACCTGCGGTCTGGGATAAATGGGTACGGACGCGCGCGGCACTTTTGGGTGGGGCAAGCCTTGTGCTGGAACTCCCTTTCGCTTATGCGACTCAAAGCGCGGAGGGGTTTGCCGAAGGCGGCGTCGCAATTCTCGATGCGCTCAATTGTGTAGATGCCCTTTCTTTTGGCGTGGAAACCACTGATCTTGCCGCGTTGTCACAGGCAGCGTCGCTGCTTTCCGCTGAGCCGAACGGTTTTCAGGCCGCATTAAAAACAGGTCTTGGAGCCGGCCTGTCTTTTCCTGTTGCACGCGCACAAGCGCTCACCGCTTGTCTTCCCGCGACCGATGCCGCTACGTGGCAGCAGCCGAACAATATCCTGGCGATCGAATATCTGAAAGCAATAATTCGGCGGGGAAGCGCGCTCCGGCCTCTGCCTATCGAACGCCTGGGCGGCGGATACTCAGAATCCGTCCTCACGCCCGGTTATGCAAGCGCGCGGGCCATTCGTGCCGCAATCAAGAAAGGAGACGCTTCGTACCTCCGTTATATTCCCAATGCGGAAGCTGTTCCAAGTATAGACCCCGTATTTGGAGAGGCCCTTTTTCCTCTTCTTATGTTTCAACTCCGCCGCAGGGATACTGCCAAAATCGGCAATATCTATGGCGTAGCCGAAGGATTGGAATACCGCATCTGCGAGGCCGCGAAAAAAGCGCAAGGCTATGAGGATTTGGTGACGGCTATCGCCAGCAAGCGTTATCCCCGCTCCCGTATCCAGCGCATTTTACTTTACTGCCTCTTCGGCATTACCCGAGAACAAATGTACATGCTGACAGGCTCTCCGCTCTATGCACGCGTTCTTGGGGTCCGCAGGGATGCCCTCGGACTGCTTTCCCGCCTTGCGGCGGAATCTGCTGTTCCTATTGTGACTAAAGCCTCTGAGTTTCCGGAAAGCCCGCTGCTGGATATGGATATTCTGGCAACGGATATCTATTCCCTGCTCACAAAAAAAATCGCGCCGGGAAAGCGCGATTTTACACAAAGGCTCCTTATTATTTGA
- the pta gene encoding phosphate acetyltransferase, with the protein MSLMDKIKDKAKSVKKNIVLPEGSEPRTIEAAAKIAEQGIANVILLGDEKEIEAANTKKADLSGTTIINPANSPKLQEYADMFYEMRKKKGITPEQALETAKDPLYYAVLMIKANDADGMVSGAIHSTGDTLRPALQVIKTKPGVPIVSSCFIMEHPDSKWGQDGVMVFADCAVNIDPNAEELAAIAVASADSAKDLAGIDDPKIAMLSFSTKNSAKHEHVDKVIEATKLAKEMAPELNIDGELQADAALIEAVGQLKSPGSKVAGHANVLIFPDIQAGNIGYKLVQRLGGAEAIGPICQGLARPVNDLSRGCSVEDIVSVVAITAVQAQSF; encoded by the coding sequence ATGTCATTAATGGACAAAATCAAGGATAAGGCGAAATCGGTTAAGAAAAATATCGTTCTGCCTGAGGGAAGTGAACCGCGTACGATCGAAGCGGCGGCGAAGATCGCGGAGCAGGGGATTGCAAATGTAATTCTTTTGGGCGATGAAAAGGAAATCGAAGCGGCCAATACGAAAAAGGCCGACCTTTCCGGCACGACGATCATCAATCCGGCTAATTCTCCGAAGCTTCAGGAATATGCCGATATGTTCTATGAAATGCGCAAGAAAAAGGGAATCACGCCCGAACAGGCGCTTGAGACCGCAAAAGACCCGCTTTATTATGCGGTTTTAATGATTAAGGCAAACGACGCAGACGGCATGGTATCGGGAGCGATTCATTCCACGGGCGATACGCTTCGTCCGGCGTTGCAGGTGATTAAGACCAAGCCGGGCGTACCGATCGTGTCGAGCTGCTTTATTATGGAGCATCCGGACAGCAAGTGGGGCCAAGACGGCGTAATGGTATTTGCGGATTGCGCGGTCAATATCGATCCCAACGCGGAAGAACTTGCGGCAATTGCAGTTGCTTCCGCGGACTCGGCAAAAGACCTTGCCGGAATCGACGATCCCAAAATTGCGATGCTGTCATTCTCGACCAAAAACAGCGCAAAGCATGAGCATGTGGATAAAGTAATTGAAGCGACGAAGCTTGCCAAGGAAATGGCACCCGAATTGAATATTGATGGCGAATTACAGGCGGATGCAGCGCTGATCGAGGCGGTCGGCCAGTTGAAGAGTCCGGGCAGCAAGGTTGCAGGCCATGCAAATGTGCTGATCTTCCCGGATATCCAGGCGGGAAACATTGGCTATAAGCTCGTCCAGAGACTGGGCGGCGCGGAAGCGATCGGCCCGATTTGTCAGGGACTTGCGCGTCCGGTAAACGACCTTTCGCGCGGATGCAGTGTGGAAGATATCGTTTCCGTTGTGGCAATCACGGCAGTGCAGGCTCAGTCTTTCTAA
- a CDS encoding acetate/propionate family kinase produces MKNVLVINAGSSSLKYQLIDMDDADVIAKGLVERIGIDGSVIKHKPSGKDKVEIETSMKDHNDAMKQVIAALTDPVHGVVSDLSGICAVGHRIVHGGEKFSESVLITDEVMEAIKENIELAPLHNPANLMGIDACRALMPDVPMVGVFDTAFHANMPKKAFLYGIPYTAYTDYKVRRYGFHGTSHKYVSHRAAEMLGKDIRDLKIITCHLGNGSSVAAVDGGVSVDTSMGFTPLEGLVMGTRSGDLDAAIVPYLMDKMNMNVDQAINYLNKESGVWGISGVSSDFRDLWAEEEKGNERAKLALDVFNYRLKKFIGAYAAAMGGVDVITFAGGVGENDWDVRMHALEGLEFMGVKLDKEKNDGLRGEEMDISAADSKVKILVVPTDEEMTIAKDTYDICCK; encoded by the coding sequence ATGAAAAATGTTTTGGTAATCAACGCGGGAAGTTCTTCCCTGAAATATCAACTGATCGACATGGACGATGCAGATGTTATCGCAAAGGGCCTTGTCGAAAGGATCGGCATCGACGGTTCCGTCATCAAGCATAAGCCGTCCGGCAAGGACAAGGTAGAAATCGAAACGTCCATGAAGGACCACAACGACGCGATGAAACAGGTGATCGCGGCGCTGACGGATCCTGTACACGGCGTGGTTTCAGACCTTTCCGGTATTTGCGCGGTTGGGCACAGAATTGTGCATGGCGGTGAGAAATTCAGCGAATCCGTGCTGATTACGGATGAAGTGATGGAAGCGATCAAGGAAAATATCGAGCTTGCGCCGCTCCACAATCCGGCCAACCTGATGGGGATCGACGCATGCCGCGCCCTGATGCCCGACGTACCGATGGTTGGGGTGTTTGATACGGCGTTCCATGCGAATATGCCGAAAAAAGCGTTCCTTTACGGAATTCCTTATACGGCTTATACGGACTATAAAGTCAGAAGATACGGTTTCCACGGGACATCCCACAAATATGTCTCCCATCGTGCAGCGGAGATGCTTGGGAAGGATATACGGGATCTCAAGATCATCACCTGCCATCTTGGTAACGGTTCCTCCGTTGCAGCAGTCGACGGCGGCGTTTCGGTGGATACGTCCATGGGCTTCACGCCCCTTGAAGGGCTTGTGATGGGAACGCGTTCCGGCGACCTTGACGCGGCGATTGTTCCGTACCTTATGGATAAAATGAACATGAATGTAGACCAAGCAATCAATTATCTTAACAAGGAATCGGGCGTTTGGGGAATTTCCGGCGTGTCGAGCGATTTCCGCGATCTTTGGGCGGAAGAGGAAAAAGGTAACGAGCGGGCCAAACTTGCCCTTGATGTCTTTAATTACCGCCTGAAGAAATTTATCGGCGCGTATGCGGCGGCAATGGGCGGCGTTGATGTTATCACCTTTGCGGGCGGCGTTGGCGAGAACGATTGGGACGTCCGTATGCATGCGCTTGAAGGACTCGAGTTTATGGGCGTGAAGCTCGACAAAGAGAAAAACGACGGCCTGCGCGGAGAGGAAATGGATATTTCCGCTGCAGATTCCAAGGTAAAAATACTCGTAGTTCCGACGGATGAAGAAATGACGATTGCGAAAGATACCTACGATATCTGCTGCAAGTAA
- a CDS encoding YceD family protein, which translates to MIEIDIREALKNEGKVYIFQYEGAPALGEDISFAKPLEFNAEYVALNRNISVRGKFETVLNTVCDRCLDDMEMEIAYRFDETIFRTGTQEEEEYTYEGDVLSLDKLVYDAIILSLPHRLLCREECRGICPTCGQNLNRGSCGCKPEDTDETNPFAKLKGLF; encoded by the coding sequence ATGATAGAGATTGACATTCGGGAAGCGTTGAAAAATGAAGGAAAGGTTTATATTTTCCAGTATGAAGGAGCTCCTGCTTTGGGAGAAGACATAAGCTTCGCAAAGCCGCTTGAGTTCAATGCAGAGTATGTTGCGCTTAACCGGAATATTTCTGTCAGAGGAAAGTTTGAAACGGTTTTGAACACCGTTTGTGACCGGTGTCTTGACGATATGGAGATGGAAATAGCCTATCGTTTCGATGAAACGATCTTTCGGACCGGTACACAGGAAGAAGAAGAGTATACCTACGAAGGCGACGTACTATCGCTGGACAAACTGGTGTATGACGCAATCATTTTGAGTTTGCCGCATCGACTTTTGTGCAGAGAAGAGTGCCGAGGCATTTGCCCGACATGCGGGCAGAACCTGAACCGCGGCTCGTGCGGATGTAAACCGGAAGATACGGATGAGACAAATCCGTTTGCAAAATTAAAGGGATTGTTTTGA
- the rpmF gene encoding 50S ribosomal protein L32 yields MAVPKNRTSKQRKHTRRAHWKLTAPAVSQCPQCHQPKLAHRVCPNCGYYNGRLAVAPKEAAK; encoded by the coding sequence ATGGCAGTACCAAAGAATAGAACGTCGAAGCAGCGTAAACATACGAGAAGAGCGCATTGGAAACTGACGGCCCCGGCTGTATCTCAGTGCCCCCAGTGCCACCAGCCGAAACTGGCTCACAGAGTTTGTCCAAACTGCGGTTATTATAACGGCAGGCTGGCAGTTGCGCCGAAAGAAGCGGCAAAATAA
- the plsX gene encoding phosphate acyltransferase PlsX, whose product MKIIIDAMGGDHAPEEIVAGVLSALEKFNDTSFLLTGDEAKIKALLSESAYDPDRIEIVPTTQVIEMDDSPVRALKEKKDSSMVVALNLLAEKKGDMLISAGCTGALVAGSTLVVKRLPGIKRPALAPVLPSQTGEVLLIDGGANADSKPQYLQQFGVMGSIYMQKVFGLEAPRVALINNGAEEEKGSELTKKAYQLLKQAPINFVGNAEGRELLSGEFDVLVCDGFTGNIVLKFLEGCAKTILGMLKGYVQESRSAKFGYLFMKGVFGKLKQKMDYKEYGGALLLGLNGGVMKAHGSSNRDAIFHAIAAARKFIAGDVVGAIGQEIAKLADEDEA is encoded by the coding sequence ATGAAGATTATTATTGATGCAATGGGCGGCGATCATGCGCCGGAAGAAATTGTTGCCGGCGTTTTGTCGGCGCTCGAAAAATTTAACGACACCTCCTTCTTGCTGACGGGGGACGAGGCTAAAATCAAGGCGCTGCTCAGCGAATCGGCTTATGACCCGGACAGAATAGAGATCGTACCAACAACGCAGGTGATTGAGATGGACGATTCTCCCGTACGGGCCTTGAAGGAGAAAAAAGATTCTTCTATGGTGGTAGCCCTTAACTTGCTGGCGGAGAAAAAAGGAGACATGCTGATTTCGGCCGGCTGTACAGGCGCGCTTGTTGCCGGTTCTACGCTGGTTGTGAAACGCCTTCCTGGTATTAAGCGCCCGGCGCTTGCACCGGTGCTTCCCTCGCAAACCGGAGAGGTGCTTTTGATCGACGGCGGAGCAAACGCGGATTCAAAGCCGCAGTATTTACAGCAGTTCGGCGTTATGGGCAGCATTTATATGCAAAAGGTCTTTGGCCTTGAGGCGCCGCGCGTCGCGCTGATTAACAATGGTGCGGAAGAAGAAAAGGGCAGCGAACTGACGAAAAAAGCATACCAGCTTTTGAAGCAGGCACCGATTAATTTTGTAGGAAATGCCGAGGGACGCGAGCTCCTTTCCGGCGAGTTCGACGTACTCGTATGCGACGGGTTTACAGGGAACATTGTCCTTAAATTCCTGGAGGGCTGCGCAAAAACGATTCTTGGGATGCTGAAAGGCTATGTTCAGGAAAGCAGGAGCGCTAAATTTGGATATTTATTCATGAAGGGCGTGTTTGGCAAACTAAAACAAAAGATGGATTATAAAGAGTACGGCGGCGCGCTTCTCTTGGGGCTGAACGGCGGCGTTATGAAGGCGCATGGAAGCTCGAACAGGGATGCGATTTTCCATGCAATCGCCGCGGCACGTAAATTTATCGCCGGAGATGTGGTTGGCGCAATCGGACAAGAAATAGCTAAGCTGGCGGATGAAGATGAAGCATGA
- the rnc gene encoding ribonuclease III, giving the protein MKHEELEKKIGYSFRDRQLLERALTHPSCGNVPNYERLEFLGDAVIELIVSGDLFRNYPNFSEGVLTQRRADIVCSKSLARIAQSIALGSYIFLGKGEEESGGREKTSILENVMEALMGAVYVDGGFEEAQRVVRGLFTEAVESAMRRKNDHDYKSQFQELIQRTVKQEISYKVTRQEGPPHSTVFYVQLSVGGKALHEGTGNSKKEAEQSAAKSAIADFDKFYKE; this is encoded by the coding sequence ATGAAGCATGAAGAACTGGAAAAAAAAATCGGGTATTCCTTCCGCGACAGGCAGCTTTTAGAGCGCGCACTTACACATCCGTCCTGCGGGAATGTGCCTAATTATGAACGCCTGGAATTTTTGGGGGACGCGGTAATCGAACTGATCGTCAGCGGCGATCTTTTTCGGAATTATCCAAATTTTTCGGAAGGAGTGCTGACCCAGCGGCGAGCGGATATTGTATGCTCCAAATCCCTTGCACGGATCGCCCAGTCGATCGCTTTGGGGTCTTACATTTTCCTCGGAAAAGGCGAGGAGGAATCGGGCGGACGGGAAAAGACATCCATTCTTGAAAACGTTATGGAAGCGCTTATGGGTGCCGTTTATGTGGACGGGGGATTTGAAGAAGCCCAGCGGGTAGTCCGTGGGCTGTTTACGGAGGCGGTCGAGAGCGCCATGCGCCGTAAGAACGACCATGATTATAAATCCCAGTTCCAGGAGCTTATTCAGAGGACGGTGAAACAGGAGATATCCTATAAGGTAACGCGCCAGGAAGGACCGCCGCATAGTACGGTGTTTTACGTGCAGCTTTCCGTAGGCGGAAAGGCCTTGCACGAAGGAACTGGCAATTCAAAAAAGGAAGCGGAACAAAGTGCAGCTAAATCTGCGATCGCGGATTTTGATAAATTTTATAAGGAGTAA
- a CDS encoding serine hydroxymethyltransferase, whose product MFEFEEVKNTDQEIYDSMMRELNRQEHNIELIASENFVSPAVMQAMGSHLTNKYAEGYPGKRYYGGCQFVDEIEDLARERAKKLFGAEHANVQPHSGAQANTAVYFGVLEPGDTILGMNLSHGGHLTHGSPVNLSGKYFNIVPYGVSETDERIDYDKLSDLALEHRPKMIVAGASAYPRTIDFAKFREIADSVGAYLMVDMAHIAGLVAAGLHPNPVPYAHFTTTTTHKTLRGPRGGMILCPEEYAKIVDKAIFPGTQGGPLMHVIAAKAVSFKEALQPEFKEYQKQIVKNAAALAKALADNGLRLVSGGTDNHLMLVDVGKKEKTGKEIEALLDTVNITVNKNTIPFETLSPFVTSGIRIGTPSVTTRGMKEQEMEAIGNLIADMILNGEASSDKVKKSVSELCEAFPLYK is encoded by the coding sequence ATGTTTGAATTTGAGGAAGTAAAGAACACGGATCAGGAAATTTATGATTCGATGATGCGCGAACTGAACCGGCAGGAACATAATATCGAACTGATTGCTTCAGAGAATTTTGTATCTCCCGCAGTGATGCAGGCGATGGGTTCTCACCTGACCAATAAATATGCGGAAGGATATCCGGGAAAACGCTATTACGGCGGATGTCAGTTTGTGGACGAGATAGAAGACCTTGCCCGGGAACGCGCGAAAAAGCTGTTTGGCGCGGAACACGCAAATGTCCAGCCCCATTCAGGCGCACAGGCAAATACGGCGGTTTACTTCGGCGTCCTAGAGCCGGGCGATACAATTTTGGGGATGAACCTCTCCCACGGCGGACATTTGACGCATGGGAGTCCCGTGAATCTTTCAGGGAAATATTTCAACATCGTACCCTATGGCGTGAGCGAGACGGACGAAAGGATCGATTACGACAAGCTTTCCGATCTTGCATTGGAGCATAGGCCGAAGATGATCGTTGCAGGCGCCAGTGCCTATCCGCGTACGATCGATTTTGCAAAATTTAGAGAGATTGCGGATTCCGTGGGCGCGTATCTTATGGTAGATATGGCTCATATTGCGGGGCTCGTAGCGGCGGGACTGCATCCCAATCCTGTTCCTTACGCGCACTTTACAACCACCACGACGCATAAAACGCTGCGCGGCCCGCGCGGCGGCATGATCCTTTGCCCGGAAGAATATGCGAAGATTGTTGATAAAGCAATTTTCCCGGGTACGCAGGGCGGCCCGCTGATGCACGTCATTGCGGCAAAGGCGGTTTCTTTCAAGGAAGCGCTGCAGCCGGAATTCAAGGAATACCAGAAACAAATCGTGAAAAATGCGGCGGCACTTGCGAAGGCGCTTGCGGATAACGGCCTGCGGCTTGTTTCAGGAGGAACGGATAATCACTTGATGCTTGTTGACGTAGGGAAAAAGGAAAAAACAGGCAAGGAGATCGAAGCTCTTCTGGATACGGTGAATATCACAGTTAATAAGAATACGATACCGTTTGAAACATTAAGCCCGTTTGTTACAAGCGGTATCCGGATCGGAACGCCATCCGTAACAACGCGGGGGATGAAAGAACAAGAGATGGAAGCGATCGGTAATTTAATCGCGGATATGATCCTGAATGGAGAAGCTTCATCGGATAAGGTGAAAAAGAGCGTTTCAGAGCTTTGCGAAGCATTTCCACTGTATAAATAA
- a CDS encoding DUF512 domain-containing protein has translation MVVKQIDSGSIAEECGISPGDVLLSIDGHKLRDYIDYIYELSGDEILLAVRKKGGIIEEIEIEKEPYEELGITFESDGFGKKINCRNRCIFCFVDQMPKHMRRTLYVKDDDWRMSFLMGSYVTLTNLSEEEIERIIEQRISPLYVSVHAYDNELRKLLFGNEDAGKTFDLIRRFTKNGIRMHTQIVMCEGLNDGVALQETIEQLYRLFPGVQSVAVVPAGLTKYRENRYPLSIVSRETAREAIRIIEGFQERFLENNGETRFVFASDEMYIRAGVDLPPYEAYEDFVQIENGVGLVDMFLSEAGEALEALRDGKPRYQKIGFITGEDFHPFLVGLAERIENIFGICVSVHKVKNNFFGETITVAGLLTGADVAAQVKREEEEAFFLSRYCFKENENAMLDGVTLEDLANALGAPCYKASGDGYEVIQALLEE, from the coding sequence ATGGTTGTAAAACAGATAGATTCCGGCAGTATCGCTGAAGAATGTGGGATTTCACCCGGAGATGTTTTGCTCTCAATTGACGGACATAAGCTCCGGGATTATATAGACTATATCTATGAGCTTTCAGGGGACGAAATCCTTCTTGCTGTACGGAAAAAAGGCGGGATCATCGAAGAGATTGAAATCGAAAAAGAGCCGTATGAAGAGTTGGGAATCACCTTTGAAAGCGACGGATTCGGAAAGAAAATAAATTGCCGGAACAGGTGCATATTTTGTTTTGTCGACCAGATGCCGAAGCATATGCGCAGGACCCTCTATGTCAAAGACGATGATTGGCGTATGTCCTTTTTGATGGGGAGTTATGTAACGCTTACCAATCTTTCAGAGGAAGAAATAGAGCGTATTATCGAGCAGCGGATATCTCCGCTTTATGTTTCGGTACATGCGTATGACAACGAGCTGCGCAAATTGCTATTTGGTAATGAGGATGCGGGCAAAACCTTTGACTTGATTCGCCGTTTTACAAAAAATGGGATTCGTATGCATACGCAGATTGTAATGTGCGAGGGCCTTAACGATGGCGTTGCTTTGCAGGAAACGATCGAGCAGCTTTACCGCCTTTTTCCGGGAGTTCAGTCTGTTGCGGTCGTGCCGGCCGGACTTACGAAATACCGGGAAAACCGTTATCCGCTTTCCATAGTGAGCAGGGAGACGGCGAGGGAAGCCATCCGTATCATCGAAGGGTTTCAGGAGCGCTTTTTGGAAAACAACGGTGAAACGCGCTTTGTGTTTGCTTCGGACGAGATGTACATCCGTGCCGGAGTAGATCTTCCGCCCTATGAGGCATATGAGGATTTTGTGCAGATTGAAAATGGCGTCGGCCTTGTGGATATGTTTCTGAGCGAGGCAGGCGAAGCGCTTGAGGCGTTAAGGGACGGAAAACCGCGTTACCAAAAGATTGGCTTTATTACCGGAGAAGATTTCCATCCTTTTTTGGTGGGGCTTGCGGAGCGGATCGAAAACATTTTTGGAATCTGCGTAAGCGTTCACAAGGTCAAGAATAATTTTTTTGGCGAAACGATTACGGTCGCCGGCCTTTTGACCGGAGCGGATGTTGCCGCCCAGGTGAAGCGGGAGGAGGAAGAGGCTTTTTTCCTGAGCCGATACTGCTTTAAGGAAAATGAAAATGCAATGCTTGACGGTGTCACGCTTGAAGATCTGGCAAATGCCTTGGGGGCGCCGTGCTACAAAGCCAGCGGAGACGGATATGAAGTAATACAAGCTCTGCTTGAGGAATGA
- the der gene encoding ribosome biogenesis GTPase Der has protein sequence MAKPLVAIVGRPNVGKSTFFNRITGTKLAIVEDTPGVTRDRIYADAEWLGKEFTLVDTGGVDMDTEDVLLRQMRMQAELAIEASQLILFFVDGKTGITSEDYEVAKMLRKSGKPVIVVVNKTDNKNDEQNIYDFYELGLGEVIGISSSQGLGLGDLLDLVISGLGEYETDGEEDDTLKIALVGKPNVGKSSLTNKILGYDRVIVSDIPGTTRDAIDSVFERGGQKYTIIDTAGMRKKGRIDDKSIERYSVIRALGAVRRADVAVVMIDATEGITEQDVKVAGYVDSEGKPCVIAVNKWDAVEKDTYTIEEYNKKISADLAFMPYAQRIYISAQTGLRIDRLFAMLHTAYENNIRRIPTGVLNDCLQDAVTAAEPPSTKGRRLKIYYMTQVSVKPPTFVLFVNETALMHFSYQRYLENYLRKTFDFTGTPIKIIVRQKSDEKGE, from the coding sequence ATGGCAAAACCATTGGTTGCGATCGTGGGTCGGCCGAACGTCGGAAAATCCACTTTTTTCAACCGGATTACAGGAACGAAGTTAGCGATCGTAGAGGATACGCCGGGTGTCACACGCGATAGGATCTATGCGGATGCGGAATGGCTTGGAAAGGAATTCACCCTTGTCGATACGGGCGGCGTCGATATGGACACGGAAGATGTGCTTTTAAGGCAGATGCGCATGCAGGCCGAACTGGCCATCGAAGCGTCGCAGTTGATCTTATTTTTTGTGGATGGCAAAACAGGCATTACCTCGGAAGATTACGAAGTCGCAAAAATGCTTCGCAAATCCGGAAAACCGGTGATTGTCGTGGTCAATAAGACCGACAATAAAAATGATGAACAGAATATCTATGATTTTTATGAGCTGGGCCTTGGCGAAGTGATTGGCATTTCATCTTCACAGGGGCTGGGCCTTGGCGATCTGCTCGATCTCGTGATCAGCGGGCTGGGCGAATACGAGACCGACGGGGAAGAGGACGATACCCTCAAGATCGCGCTGGTGGGCAAGCCGAATGTCGGCAAGTCTTCCCTGACCAACAAAATCCTTGGTTATGACCGCGTAATCGTAAGCGATATCCCGGGAACGACACGCGATGCGATCGACTCTGTTTTTGAGCGGGGCGGGCAAAAATATACGATTATCGATACGGCGGGAATGCGCAAAAAGGGGCGTATCGACGATAAATCAATTGAGCGTTACAGTGTAATCCGCGCCCTTGGAGCGGTACGCCGGGCGGACGTAGCGGTGGTTATGATTGATGCGACCGAAGGAATCACGGAACAGGATGTTAAAGTGGCCGGGTATGTTGATTCCGAAGGGAAGCCATGTGTCATTGCCGTCAATAAATGGGACGCGGTTGAAAAGGACACCTATACTATAGAGGAATACAATAAAAAGATTTCCGCAGATTTGGCGTTTATGCCATACGCGCAGCGTATTTATATTTCGGCGCAGACAGGACTGCGTATTGACAGACTGTTTGCGATGCTGCATACCGCGTATGAAAATAATATCCGGCGCATCCCGACGGGCGTGCTAAACGACTGCCTGCAAGATGCCGTTACGGCTGCCGAACCGCCGTCGACAAAAGGCAGGAGGCTGAAAATCTATTATATGACGCAGGTAAGCGTTAAGCCGCCCACGTTTGTATTGTTCGTCAATGAAACCGCGCTGATGCATTTTTCGTACCAGCGCTACCTCGAAAATTATTTGCGTAAAACATTTGACTTTACAGGCACACCGATTAAAATAATAGTAAGACAGAAGAGTGATGAAAAGGGGGAATAG
- the plsY gene encoding glycerol-3-phosphate 1-O-acyltransferase PlsY gives MNEVLILILCAVIAYLLGSISFSYIFTKKIRHEDIRKKGSGNAGTTNVLRSYGWGMGLLVFAGDVLKGLLAALIGLHFGGTIGLCVAGVFAIVGHNYSCFLNFKGGKGIAATIGVLLIIQTIPTLIIFTVAIIIVISTKIMSIGSIIGLILSAVAAIIVAPGDPYHYIAVIVIAILGIWSHRENIERLMHGNERKLSLSKK, from the coding sequence ATGAACGAGGTCCTGATACTTATTTTGTGCGCAGTGATCGCATACCTTTTAGGGTCGATCTCGTTTTCCTATATTTTTACCAAGAAGATCAGGCATGAGGATATTCGTAAAAAGGGCAGTGGAAATGCCGGGACAACGAACGTGCTGCGCAGTTATGGCTGGGGGATGGGACTGCTCGTATTTGCAGGAGATGTGTTGAAAGGCCTGCTCGCGGCGCTGATTGGCCTGCATTTCGGAGGAACAATCGGCCTTTGCGTTGCGGGCGTATTTGCGATTGTGGGGCACAATTACTCCTGCTTCCTGAATTTTAAGGGGGGAAAAGGAATCGCCGCGACGATCGGCGTATTACTCATTATCCAGACGATACCGACGCTGATTATTTTTACAGTTGCAATTATTATTGTTATTTCAACGAAGATCATGAGCATCGGTTCCATTATAGGTCTTATTCTGAGCGCTGTTGCCGCCATTATTGTCGCGCCTGGAGATCCCTATCACTATATTGCGGTGATTGTGATTGCCATTTTGGGTATCTGGAGCCATCGCGAAAATATTGAACGCTTAATGCATGGAAACGAGCGTAAATTGAGTCTATCCAAAAAGTAA